A single window of Flagellimonas maritima DNA harbors:
- a CDS encoding N-acetylmuramoyl-L-alanine amidase family protein → MLITLKLLNRVTLKNVSFAILLLKICFVLGQKKVVVIDPGHGGKDSSAISVNKVLEKDVVLNVAVEILSLNKSLFKNELDIYLTRYTDTLISLSDRSRLARSLKADLFVSLHCNHAKNSNAKGIEVYMHNSNSRFVKESIILGVSILNESTGNLGFKKRGLKTANFQVLRETIKFCPSILVEMGFMTNRNEVDYFLKPKNIKAMALSVLMGIMNYLNYGL, encoded by the coding sequence ATGTTGATAACTCTAAAACTTTTGAATCGCGTGACCCTCAAAAACGTCAGTTTTGCGATTTTGCTGCTGAAAATCTGTTTTGTTCTCGGTCAGAAAAAAGTAGTTGTTATAGACCCCGGACATGGCGGAAAAGATTCCAGTGCAATAAGTGTAAATAAAGTCTTGGAAAAAGATGTGGTTTTGAATGTTGCCGTGGAAATTTTAAGTCTTAATAAATCACTTTTTAAAAATGAACTGGATATTTACTTGACTAGATATACCGATACACTGATTTCATTATCCGATAGAAGTCGTTTGGCTAGAAGTTTAAAAGCCGATTTATTTGTATCGTTGCATTGTAATCATGCTAAAAATTCAAATGCTAAAGGTATTGAAGTTTATATGCACAATTCTAATTCCAGGTTTGTCAAAGAGTCTATTATTCTTGGTGTTTCTATTCTGAATGAAAGTACTGGAAATTTAGGTTTTAAAAAGCGAGGTTTAAAGACTGCCAACTTTCAAGTGTTACGCGAAACCATCAAATTTTGTCCATCAATACTTGTAGAAATGGGGTTTATGACCAACCGTAATGAAGTTGATTATTTTTTGAAACCTAAGAATATTAAGGCTATGGCTTTGTCTGTTTTGATGGGTATTATGAATTATTTAAATTATGGATTATGA